One genomic region from Cetobacterium sp. 8H encodes:
- the nusG gene encoding transcription termination/antitermination protein NusG, which produces MEKSLVKKWFMIHTYSGYEKKVKTDLEQKIETLGLTDIVTKVLVPEEETIEERRGKKKVISRKLFPGYVMLEMEATREESGDGINFRVDSDAWYVVRNTNGVTGFVGVGSDPIPMEDEEVENIFSVIGYRMNDEDKAIKEVIKVDYEVGDYVRLLAEGFENQEGKVAEIDMEHRKVKVMMEMFGRMTPIEVDLNNVEKA; this is translated from the coding sequence ATGGAAAAAAGCTTAGTAAAAAAATGGTTTATGATTCATACTTATTCGGGGTATGAAAAAAAAGTAAAAACAGATTTAGAACAGAAGATAGAAACTTTAGGTTTAACTGATATCGTAACTAAAGTATTAGTTCCTGAAGAAGAGACTATCGAAGAGAGAAGAGGAAAGAAAAAAGTTATTTCAAGAAAACTTTTCCCTGGGTATGTTATGCTAGAAATGGAAGCTACTAGAGAGGAAAGCGGAGATGGGATAAACTTTAGAGTTGACTCAGATGCTTGGTACGTTGTTAGAAATACTAACGGTGTAACAGGATTTGTTGGTGTAGGATCAGATCCAATTCCAATGGAAGATGAGGAAGTTGAAAATATCTTCTCTGTTATAGGATACAGAATGAATGATGAGGATAAAGCAATCAAAGAAGTTATAAAAGTTGACTACGAAGTAGGAGACTATGTAAGACTACTTGCTGAAGGATTTGAAAATCAAGAAGGTAAGGTTGCTGAAATCGATATGGAACATAGAAAAGTTAAGGTTATGATGGAAATGTTTGGAAGAATGACTCCAATTGAAGTTGACCTTAACAATGTAGAGAAGGCTTAA
- the rplK gene encoding 50S ribosomal protein L11, which yields MAKEVIGLIKLQLPAGKANPAPPVGPALGQHGVNIMEFCKSFNAKTQEKAGWIIPVEISVYNDRSFTFILKTPPASDLLKKAAGVKSGAQNSKKEVAGTITTTKLREIAETKMPDLNAGSIEAAMNIIAGSARSMGIKIED from the coding sequence ATGGCAAAAGAAGTAATCGGATTAATAAAACTACAATTACCAGCTGGAAAAGCAAACCCTGCTCCACCAGTAGGACCAGCATTAGGACAACACGGAGTTAACATAATGGAATTCTGTAAATCGTTCAATGCAAAAACTCAAGAGAAAGCAGGATGGATCATTCCAGTAGAAATTTCTGTATATAACGACAGATCTTTCACATTCATCTTAAAAACTCCACCAGCATCTGACTTATTAAAGAAAGCAGCTGGAGTAAAATCAGGAGCACAAAACTCTAAAAAAGAGGTTGCAGGAACAATCACTACAACTAAATTAAGAGAAATCGCTGAAACTAAGATGCCAGATTTAAACGCTGGATCAATCGAAGCTGCTATGAACATCATAGCTGGATCAGCTAGATCAATGGGAATCAAAATAGAAGACTAA
- the rpmG gene encoding 50S ribosomal protein L33: MRVNIQLECTECKRRNYSTSKNKKNTTERLELNKYCKWDKKVTLHKETKK, encoded by the coding sequence GTGAGAGTAAATATTCAATTAGAGTGTACAGAGTGTAAAAGAAGAAACTACAGTACTTCAAAGAATAAAAAGAACACTACTGAAAGATTAGAATTAAATAAATACTGTAAATGGGACAAAAAAGTAACATTACATAAAGAAACTAAAAAGTAA
- the secE gene encoding preprotein translocase subunit SecE, which translates to MGLINDVRKEYSKVQWPRRKEIISATSWVVAMSIFLGIYLGVFDIIASRLLKMLVSLFGG; encoded by the coding sequence ATGGGACTAATAAATGATGTAAGAAAAGAGTATTCAAAGGTCCAATGGCCTAGAAGAAAAGAAATAATTTCGGCAACTAGTTGGGTTGTTGCCATGAGTATATTTTTAGGAATATACTTGGGAGTTTTCGATATAATTGCTTCAAGACTTTTAAAGATGCTTGTATCTCTCTTTGGAGGATAA